One segment of Rosa chinensis cultivar Old Blush chromosome 6, RchiOBHm-V2, whole genome shotgun sequence DNA contains the following:
- the LOC112169975 gene encoding DNA topoisomerase 1 isoform X1: MIHFHRTFSLTAPSSSSFMFSYPSTSSALRLRLSMAKLQCRAFEHYPGTCLPSSPVLTLNNYRNYSQLRFRKSRVSCMITSYSAKVGPTFAPLRRSGDGFQRAFSIDSRLRPGALNALGTASVMSRGFFGNGCRSSVLDSRVGDFSKRFLSQVPDVTSKVENVVSQDGRRPGNRKWFKIMISNRKKLKKALATQSETEATVSSISKDADVKVSNEKQVGSEKEDEKLGSSTSDSPISETKEVSKPKAKKRSKSKKTKEQDSAANAIAEAASTQSSESTSQTKKSGRNKKGAKSAQDSETPVDLADSSTTKSQRNKKGEKEKSINSAAKSPQKLIPQEMGKLKPPGKMTTKQLYPATGKTVVVVESVTKAKVIQGYLGDMFEVLPSYGHVRDLAARSGSVRPDDDFSMVWEVPSAAWTHLKSIKVALSGAENLILASDPDREGEAIAWHIIEMLQQQDALRKDIYVARVVFHEITEASIKSALQAPREIDQNLVHAYLARRALDYLIGFNISPLLWRKLPSCQSAGRVQSAALALVCDREMEIDRFKPQEYWTIDIELNKKEPDSSVNAISLPAHLTHFDSKKLDQFSISSHTEAKDIEQQINSEAFKVINSKRNKMRKNPPTPYITSTLQQDAANKLHFSATYTMKLAQKLYEGVQLSDGKSTGLITYTRTDGLHISDEAVEGVRSLVIERYGHNFASATLRKFFKKVKNAQEAHEAIRPTDVQRFPSLLRGILDEDSLKLYTLIWCRTVACQMEPATIEQIQLDIGNAGESIVFRSACSRVQFLGYQAVFQDMEAGAVKYKENEGINRDEAFALLDSLKVGSPVHLGEVELKQHHTQPPPRYSEASLVKKLEELGIGRPSTYASTIKVLQDRNYLTVKSRVLHPEFRGRMVSAFLCHHFSEVTDYSFTADMETELDNVSAGLTEWKGLLRDYWTRFSGYCERTSNVTIHQVEKMMEKKFGDFLFTTLPDQSRTCPSCNEGTLIFKVSRFGAGYFIGCDTHPKCKYIAKTLYGNEEEDDNTPKNNRVEEPKLLGLSPGSNEKVLLKTGPYGSYVQLGEDRKGYSPKRASIAHIKDVNSVTVEVALELMRYPVTLGNHPKDGLPVILKIARSGYIVKHRRTMASLTKNQEPNKLTLEDALELLSGKNTRKIGRPKGKSKVEEKGEAIEAM; encoded by the exons ATGATTCATTTCCACAGGACCTTCTCATTGACagctccttcttcctcttcattcaTGTTCTCATACCCTTCAACTTCTTCAGCTCTCAGACTCCGCCTCTCCATGGCCAAG CTGCAGTGTAGGGCGTTTGAGCATTATCCGGGCACTTGCTTGCCGTCTTCTCCAGTCTTGACATTGAATAATTACCGAAACTATTCCCAGCTTAGGTTTAGAAAATCCAGAGTTTCTTGCATGATCACGTCCTACAGTGCGAAAGTTGGGCCGACGTTTGCTCCTTTGAGAAGAAGTGGTGATGGGTTTCAACGTGCTTTTAGCATTGATTCACGCTTAAGACCCGGTGCCCTTAATGCTTTGGGGACTGCTAGTGTTATGAGTCGTGGGTTTTTTGGAAATGGCTGTAGATCAAGTGTATTGGATTCTAGAGTTGGAGATTTTTCCAAGAGGTTTTTGTCTCAAGTTCCGGACGTGACAAGTAAAGTAGAGAATGTGGTCTCCCAAGATGGCAGGAGGCCTGGAAATAGAAAATGGTTCAAAATAATGATTAGCAATCGCAAGAAATTGAAAAAGGCATTGGCTACTCAAAGTGAAACTGAAGCTACCGTTTCGAGCATCTCCAAAGATGCTGATGTAAAAGTTTCAAATGAAAAGCAGGTTGGAAGTGAGAAGGAGGATGAGAAGCTTGGATCATCAACTTCAGATTCGCCTATAAGCGAAACTAAAGAGGTCTCTAAACCAAAAGCCAAAAAGAGGTCGAAAAGCAAGAAAACTAAAGAACAAGATTCTGCTGCTAATGCTATAGCAGAAGCTGCTTCGACACAAAGTTCTGAAAGTACTTCTCAAACAAAGAAATCTGGCAGGAACAAAAAAGGAGCAAAGTCTGCACAGGATTCAGAG ACTCCAGTAGACCTTGCTGATagttcaacaacaaaatcccaGAGAAACAAGAAAGGTGAGAAGGAAAAATCTATAAATTCAGCTGCCAAGTCACCACAGAAACTTATACCACAAGAAATGGGAAAATTAAAACCTCCTGGAAAAATGACAACGAAGCAGCTGTACCCCGCAACTGGGAAAACTGTTGTGGTGGTGGAGTCTGTTACAAAGGCGAAGGTTATTCAGGGTTATCTTGGTGATATGTTTGAAGTGCTGCCTAGCTATGGTCATGTGAGGGACTTGGCAGCTAGGTCAGGATCTGTGCGGCCCGATGATGATTTTAGTATGGTGTGGGAAGTTCCATCTGCTGCCTGGACTCATCTTAAGAGCATAAAGGTCGCCCTAAGTGG TGCGGAAAATCTTATCCTTGCATCAGATCCTGATCGTGAAGGAGAGGCTATTGCTTGGCATATTATTGAGATGCTGCAACAACAGGATGCTTTACGTAAAGATATTTATGTAGCAAGGGTTGTCTTTCATGAAATCACTGAGGCCTCCATCAAAAGTGCGCTGCAGGCTCCCAGAGAAATTGATCAAAATTTGGTCCATGCTTACCTTGCACGGCGTGCTCTTGATTATTTGATCGGATTTAATATTTCACCACTGCTATGGAGGAAACTGCCAAGTTGCCAGTCTGCCGGGCGAGTCCAATCTGCTGCACTAGCTCTTGTATGCGACAGGGAAATGGAAATCGACAGATTTAAACCACAAGAATATTGGACTATTGATATTGAATTGAACAAAAAAGAACCAGATTCATCAGTGAATGCCATATCCTTGCCAGCGCACTTGACCCATTTTGATTCCAAAAAGTTGGACCAATTTTCTATCAGTTCTCATACAGAGGCAAAAGATATTGAGCAGCAAATTAATTCAGAAGCTTTTAAAGTTATCAACTCTAAGAGAAACAAAATGCGGAAGAACCCTCCTACGCCTTATATAACATCAACACTTCAGCAGGATGCCGCAAACAAATTACATTTCAGTGCAACATATACAATGAAG CTTGCACAGAAGCTTTATGAGGGGGTTCAATTATCTGATGGCAAGTCAACGGGTTTGATCACATACACCAGAACAGATGGACTACAC ATTTCGGATGAAGCAGTAGAAGGTGTTCGCTCCTTGGTCATCGAAAG GTATGGACATAACTTTGCATCAGCTACTCTACGCAAGTTTTTTAAGAAGGTGAAGAATGCTCAGGAGGCCCATGAAGCAATCAGACCTACTGATGTTCAAAGATTTCCAT CGTTGCTCAGAGGGATACTTGATGAAGATTCATTGAAGTTGTACACTCTTATTTGGTGTCGGACAGTTGCATGCCAAATGGAGCCTGCTACAATTGAGCAG ATACAACTTGATATTGGAAATGCTGGTGAGTCCATTGTTTTCCGATCTGCATGCTCTAGAGTTCAGTTCCTTGGATATCAGGCAGTTTTTCAG GACATGGAAGCTGGAGCCGTCaaatataaagaaaatgaaGGGATCAACCGGGATGAAGCTTTTGCACTTCTTGATTCACTGAAG GTTGGCAGTCCAGTGCATCTTGGTGAAGTGGAACTCAAGCAACACCATACCCAACCACCTCCACGCTACTCTGAGGCATCATTG GTTAAGAAATTAGAGGAGCTTGGGATTGGAAGACCTTCAACATATGCAAGCACTATAAAGGTTTTACAG GACAGAAACTATCTGACAGTGAAAAGCCGTGTTTTACATCCAGAGTTTCGTGGTCGTATG GTGTCAGCATTTCTCTGCCACCATTTTTCTGAGGTCACAGATTATAGCTTCACAGCTGATATGGAGACCGAG CTTGATAATGTCTCTGCTGGCTTAACTGAATGGAAAGGCCTCCTAAGAGATTACTGGACTCGATTCAGTGGTTATTGTGAGCGTACCAGTAATGTGACTATCCATCAG GTGGAGAAAATGatggaaaaaaaatttggagaCTTCTTGTTTACTACTCTCCCTGATCAAAGCAGGACATGTCCAAG CTGTAATGAAGGAACTTTGATCTTCAAAGTGAGTCGATTCGGTGCAGGCTATTTCATAGGTTGTGATACACACCCAAAGTGCAA GTACATTGCTAAGACATTGTATggtaatgaagaagaagacgacaaTACTCCGAAGAACAACAGGGTGGAGGAACCAAAATTGTTAGGTTTATCTCCCGGTTCCAATGAAAAG GTTCTTTTGAAGACTGGTCCTTATGGATCGTATGTACAACTTGGTGAAGACAGGAAGGGATACTCACCTAAAAGAGCCTCTATAGCACAT ATCAAGGATGTGAACTCAGTAACCGTTGAAGTTGCTCTCGAGTTGATGCGATATCCTGTGACATTG GGGAACCATCCGAAGGATGGGCTACCAGTGATTTTAAAGATTGCAAGGTCCGGATATATAGTTAAACATCGACGCACAATGGCTTCTCTAACAAAG AATCAGGAACCTAATAAATTAACCCTGGAGGATGCACTGGAACTTTTGTCTGGGAAAAATACACGGAAAATTGGTCGACCTAAGGGAAAATCAAAGgttgaagaaaaaggagaagctATAGAAGCCATGTAG
- the LOC112169975 gene encoding DNA topoisomerase 1 isoform X2 — MIHFHRTFSLTAPSSSSFMFSYPSTSSALRLRLSMAKQCRAFEHYPGTCLPSSPVLTLNNYRNYSQLRFRKSRVSCMITSYSAKVGPTFAPLRRSGDGFQRAFSIDSRLRPGALNALGTASVMSRGFFGNGCRSSVLDSRVGDFSKRFLSQVPDVTSKVENVVSQDGRRPGNRKWFKIMISNRKKLKKALATQSETEATVSSISKDADVKVSNEKQVGSEKEDEKLGSSTSDSPISETKEVSKPKAKKRSKSKKTKEQDSAANAIAEAASTQSSESTSQTKKSGRNKKGAKSAQDSETPVDLADSSTTKSQRNKKGEKEKSINSAAKSPQKLIPQEMGKLKPPGKMTTKQLYPATGKTVVVVESVTKAKVIQGYLGDMFEVLPSYGHVRDLAARSGSVRPDDDFSMVWEVPSAAWTHLKSIKVALSGAENLILASDPDREGEAIAWHIIEMLQQQDALRKDIYVARVVFHEITEASIKSALQAPREIDQNLVHAYLARRALDYLIGFNISPLLWRKLPSCQSAGRVQSAALALVCDREMEIDRFKPQEYWTIDIELNKKEPDSSVNAISLPAHLTHFDSKKLDQFSISSHTEAKDIEQQINSEAFKVINSKRNKMRKNPPTPYITSTLQQDAANKLHFSATYTMKLAQKLYEGVQLSDGKSTGLITYTRTDGLHISDEAVEGVRSLVIERYGHNFASATLRKFFKKVKNAQEAHEAIRPTDVQRFPSLLRGILDEDSLKLYTLIWCRTVACQMEPATIEQIQLDIGNAGESIVFRSACSRVQFLGYQAVFQDMEAGAVKYKENEGINRDEAFALLDSLKVGSPVHLGEVELKQHHTQPPPRYSEASLVKKLEELGIGRPSTYASTIKVLQDRNYLTVKSRVLHPEFRGRMVSAFLCHHFSEVTDYSFTADMETELDNVSAGLTEWKGLLRDYWTRFSGYCERTSNVTIHQVEKMMEKKFGDFLFTTLPDQSRTCPSCNEGTLIFKVSRFGAGYFIGCDTHPKCKYIAKTLYGNEEEDDNTPKNNRVEEPKLLGLSPGSNEKVLLKTGPYGSYVQLGEDRKGYSPKRASIAHIKDVNSVTVEVALELMRYPVTLGNHPKDGLPVILKIARSGYIVKHRRTMASLTKNQEPNKLTLEDALELLSGKNTRKIGRPKGKSKVEEKGEAIEAM; from the exons ATGATTCATTTCCACAGGACCTTCTCATTGACagctccttcttcctcttcattcaTGTTCTCATACCCTTCAACTTCTTCAGCTCTCAGACTCCGCCTCTCCATGGCCAAG CAGTGTAGGGCGTTTGAGCATTATCCGGGCACTTGCTTGCCGTCTTCTCCAGTCTTGACATTGAATAATTACCGAAACTATTCCCAGCTTAGGTTTAGAAAATCCAGAGTTTCTTGCATGATCACGTCCTACAGTGCGAAAGTTGGGCCGACGTTTGCTCCTTTGAGAAGAAGTGGTGATGGGTTTCAACGTGCTTTTAGCATTGATTCACGCTTAAGACCCGGTGCCCTTAATGCTTTGGGGACTGCTAGTGTTATGAGTCGTGGGTTTTTTGGAAATGGCTGTAGATCAAGTGTATTGGATTCTAGAGTTGGAGATTTTTCCAAGAGGTTTTTGTCTCAAGTTCCGGACGTGACAAGTAAAGTAGAGAATGTGGTCTCCCAAGATGGCAGGAGGCCTGGAAATAGAAAATGGTTCAAAATAATGATTAGCAATCGCAAGAAATTGAAAAAGGCATTGGCTACTCAAAGTGAAACTGAAGCTACCGTTTCGAGCATCTCCAAAGATGCTGATGTAAAAGTTTCAAATGAAAAGCAGGTTGGAAGTGAGAAGGAGGATGAGAAGCTTGGATCATCAACTTCAGATTCGCCTATAAGCGAAACTAAAGAGGTCTCTAAACCAAAAGCCAAAAAGAGGTCGAAAAGCAAGAAAACTAAAGAACAAGATTCTGCTGCTAATGCTATAGCAGAAGCTGCTTCGACACAAAGTTCTGAAAGTACTTCTCAAACAAAGAAATCTGGCAGGAACAAAAAAGGAGCAAAGTCTGCACAGGATTCAGAG ACTCCAGTAGACCTTGCTGATagttcaacaacaaaatcccaGAGAAACAAGAAAGGTGAGAAGGAAAAATCTATAAATTCAGCTGCCAAGTCACCACAGAAACTTATACCACAAGAAATGGGAAAATTAAAACCTCCTGGAAAAATGACAACGAAGCAGCTGTACCCCGCAACTGGGAAAACTGTTGTGGTGGTGGAGTCTGTTACAAAGGCGAAGGTTATTCAGGGTTATCTTGGTGATATGTTTGAAGTGCTGCCTAGCTATGGTCATGTGAGGGACTTGGCAGCTAGGTCAGGATCTGTGCGGCCCGATGATGATTTTAGTATGGTGTGGGAAGTTCCATCTGCTGCCTGGACTCATCTTAAGAGCATAAAGGTCGCCCTAAGTGG TGCGGAAAATCTTATCCTTGCATCAGATCCTGATCGTGAAGGAGAGGCTATTGCTTGGCATATTATTGAGATGCTGCAACAACAGGATGCTTTACGTAAAGATATTTATGTAGCAAGGGTTGTCTTTCATGAAATCACTGAGGCCTCCATCAAAAGTGCGCTGCAGGCTCCCAGAGAAATTGATCAAAATTTGGTCCATGCTTACCTTGCACGGCGTGCTCTTGATTATTTGATCGGATTTAATATTTCACCACTGCTATGGAGGAAACTGCCAAGTTGCCAGTCTGCCGGGCGAGTCCAATCTGCTGCACTAGCTCTTGTATGCGACAGGGAAATGGAAATCGACAGATTTAAACCACAAGAATATTGGACTATTGATATTGAATTGAACAAAAAAGAACCAGATTCATCAGTGAATGCCATATCCTTGCCAGCGCACTTGACCCATTTTGATTCCAAAAAGTTGGACCAATTTTCTATCAGTTCTCATACAGAGGCAAAAGATATTGAGCAGCAAATTAATTCAGAAGCTTTTAAAGTTATCAACTCTAAGAGAAACAAAATGCGGAAGAACCCTCCTACGCCTTATATAACATCAACACTTCAGCAGGATGCCGCAAACAAATTACATTTCAGTGCAACATATACAATGAAG CTTGCACAGAAGCTTTATGAGGGGGTTCAATTATCTGATGGCAAGTCAACGGGTTTGATCACATACACCAGAACAGATGGACTACAC ATTTCGGATGAAGCAGTAGAAGGTGTTCGCTCCTTGGTCATCGAAAG GTATGGACATAACTTTGCATCAGCTACTCTACGCAAGTTTTTTAAGAAGGTGAAGAATGCTCAGGAGGCCCATGAAGCAATCAGACCTACTGATGTTCAAAGATTTCCAT CGTTGCTCAGAGGGATACTTGATGAAGATTCATTGAAGTTGTACACTCTTATTTGGTGTCGGACAGTTGCATGCCAAATGGAGCCTGCTACAATTGAGCAG ATACAACTTGATATTGGAAATGCTGGTGAGTCCATTGTTTTCCGATCTGCATGCTCTAGAGTTCAGTTCCTTGGATATCAGGCAGTTTTTCAG GACATGGAAGCTGGAGCCGTCaaatataaagaaaatgaaGGGATCAACCGGGATGAAGCTTTTGCACTTCTTGATTCACTGAAG GTTGGCAGTCCAGTGCATCTTGGTGAAGTGGAACTCAAGCAACACCATACCCAACCACCTCCACGCTACTCTGAGGCATCATTG GTTAAGAAATTAGAGGAGCTTGGGATTGGAAGACCTTCAACATATGCAAGCACTATAAAGGTTTTACAG GACAGAAACTATCTGACAGTGAAAAGCCGTGTTTTACATCCAGAGTTTCGTGGTCGTATG GTGTCAGCATTTCTCTGCCACCATTTTTCTGAGGTCACAGATTATAGCTTCACAGCTGATATGGAGACCGAG CTTGATAATGTCTCTGCTGGCTTAACTGAATGGAAAGGCCTCCTAAGAGATTACTGGACTCGATTCAGTGGTTATTGTGAGCGTACCAGTAATGTGACTATCCATCAG GTGGAGAAAATGatggaaaaaaaatttggagaCTTCTTGTTTACTACTCTCCCTGATCAAAGCAGGACATGTCCAAG CTGTAATGAAGGAACTTTGATCTTCAAAGTGAGTCGATTCGGTGCAGGCTATTTCATAGGTTGTGATACACACCCAAAGTGCAA GTACATTGCTAAGACATTGTATggtaatgaagaagaagacgacaaTACTCCGAAGAACAACAGGGTGGAGGAACCAAAATTGTTAGGTTTATCTCCCGGTTCCAATGAAAAG GTTCTTTTGAAGACTGGTCCTTATGGATCGTATGTACAACTTGGTGAAGACAGGAAGGGATACTCACCTAAAAGAGCCTCTATAGCACAT ATCAAGGATGTGAACTCAGTAACCGTTGAAGTTGCTCTCGAGTTGATGCGATATCCTGTGACATTG GGGAACCATCCGAAGGATGGGCTACCAGTGATTTTAAAGATTGCAAGGTCCGGATATATAGTTAAACATCGACGCACAATGGCTTCTCTAACAAAG AATCAGGAACCTAATAAATTAACCCTGGAGGATGCACTGGAACTTTTGTCTGGGAAAAATACACGGAAAATTGGTCGACCTAAGGGAAAATCAAAGgttgaagaaaaaggagaagctATAGAAGCCATGTAG
- the LOC112169975 gene encoding DNA topoisomerase 1 isoform X3: MKTPVDLADSSTTKSQRNKKGEKEKSINSAAKSPQKLIPQEMGKLKPPGKMTTKQLYPATGKTVVVVESVTKAKVIQGYLGDMFEVLPSYGHVRDLAARSGSVRPDDDFSMVWEVPSAAWTHLKSIKVALSGAENLILASDPDREGEAIAWHIIEMLQQQDALRKDIYVARVVFHEITEASIKSALQAPREIDQNLVHAYLARRALDYLIGFNISPLLWRKLPSCQSAGRVQSAALALVCDREMEIDRFKPQEYWTIDIELNKKEPDSSVNAISLPAHLTHFDSKKLDQFSISSHTEAKDIEQQINSEAFKVINSKRNKMRKNPPTPYITSTLQQDAANKLHFSATYTMKLAQKLYEGVQLSDGKSTGLITYTRTDGLHISDEAVEGVRSLVIERYGHNFASATLRKFFKKVKNAQEAHEAIRPTDVQRFPSLLRGILDEDSLKLYTLIWCRTVACQMEPATIEQIQLDIGNAGESIVFRSACSRVQFLGYQAVFQDMEAGAVKYKENEGINRDEAFALLDSLKVGSPVHLGEVELKQHHTQPPPRYSEASLVKKLEELGIGRPSTYASTIKVLQDRNYLTVKSRVLHPEFRGRMVSAFLCHHFSEVTDYSFTADMETELDNVSAGLTEWKGLLRDYWTRFSGYCERTSNVTIHQVEKMMEKKFGDFLFTTLPDQSRTCPSCNEGTLIFKVSRFGAGYFIGCDTHPKCKYIAKTLYGNEEEDDNTPKNNRVEEPKLLGLSPGSNEKVLLKTGPYGSYVQLGEDRKGYSPKRASIAHIKDVNSVTVEVALELMRYPVTLGNHPKDGLPVILKIARSGYIVKHRRTMASLTKNQEPNKLTLEDALELLSGKNTRKIGRPKGKSKVEEKGEAIEAM; this comes from the exons ATGAAGACTCCAGTAGACCTTGCTGATagttcaacaacaaaatcccaGAGAAACAAGAAAGGTGAGAAGGAAAAATCTATAAATTCAGCTGCCAAGTCACCACAGAAACTTATACCACAAGAAATGGGAAAATTAAAACCTCCTGGAAAAATGACAACGAAGCAGCTGTACCCCGCAACTGGGAAAACTGTTGTGGTGGTGGAGTCTGTTACAAAGGCGAAGGTTATTCAGGGTTATCTTGGTGATATGTTTGAAGTGCTGCCTAGCTATGGTCATGTGAGGGACTTGGCAGCTAGGTCAGGATCTGTGCGGCCCGATGATGATTTTAGTATGGTGTGGGAAGTTCCATCTGCTGCCTGGACTCATCTTAAGAGCATAAAGGTCGCCCTAAGTGG TGCGGAAAATCTTATCCTTGCATCAGATCCTGATCGTGAAGGAGAGGCTATTGCTTGGCATATTATTGAGATGCTGCAACAACAGGATGCTTTACGTAAAGATATTTATGTAGCAAGGGTTGTCTTTCATGAAATCACTGAGGCCTCCATCAAAAGTGCGCTGCAGGCTCCCAGAGAAATTGATCAAAATTTGGTCCATGCTTACCTTGCACGGCGTGCTCTTGATTATTTGATCGGATTTAATATTTCACCACTGCTATGGAGGAAACTGCCAAGTTGCCAGTCTGCCGGGCGAGTCCAATCTGCTGCACTAGCTCTTGTATGCGACAGGGAAATGGAAATCGACAGATTTAAACCACAAGAATATTGGACTATTGATATTGAATTGAACAAAAAAGAACCAGATTCATCAGTGAATGCCATATCCTTGCCAGCGCACTTGACCCATTTTGATTCCAAAAAGTTGGACCAATTTTCTATCAGTTCTCATACAGAGGCAAAAGATATTGAGCAGCAAATTAATTCAGAAGCTTTTAAAGTTATCAACTCTAAGAGAAACAAAATGCGGAAGAACCCTCCTACGCCTTATATAACATCAACACTTCAGCAGGATGCCGCAAACAAATTACATTTCAGTGCAACATATACAATGAAG CTTGCACAGAAGCTTTATGAGGGGGTTCAATTATCTGATGGCAAGTCAACGGGTTTGATCACATACACCAGAACAGATGGACTACAC ATTTCGGATGAAGCAGTAGAAGGTGTTCGCTCCTTGGTCATCGAAAG GTATGGACATAACTTTGCATCAGCTACTCTACGCAAGTTTTTTAAGAAGGTGAAGAATGCTCAGGAGGCCCATGAAGCAATCAGACCTACTGATGTTCAAAGATTTCCAT CGTTGCTCAGAGGGATACTTGATGAAGATTCATTGAAGTTGTACACTCTTATTTGGTGTCGGACAGTTGCATGCCAAATGGAGCCTGCTACAATTGAGCAG ATACAACTTGATATTGGAAATGCTGGTGAGTCCATTGTTTTCCGATCTGCATGCTCTAGAGTTCAGTTCCTTGGATATCAGGCAGTTTTTCAG GACATGGAAGCTGGAGCCGTCaaatataaagaaaatgaaGGGATCAACCGGGATGAAGCTTTTGCACTTCTTGATTCACTGAAG GTTGGCAGTCCAGTGCATCTTGGTGAAGTGGAACTCAAGCAACACCATACCCAACCACCTCCACGCTACTCTGAGGCATCATTG GTTAAGAAATTAGAGGAGCTTGGGATTGGAAGACCTTCAACATATGCAAGCACTATAAAGGTTTTACAG GACAGAAACTATCTGACAGTGAAAAGCCGTGTTTTACATCCAGAGTTTCGTGGTCGTATG GTGTCAGCATTTCTCTGCCACCATTTTTCTGAGGTCACAGATTATAGCTTCACAGCTGATATGGAGACCGAG CTTGATAATGTCTCTGCTGGCTTAACTGAATGGAAAGGCCTCCTAAGAGATTACTGGACTCGATTCAGTGGTTATTGTGAGCGTACCAGTAATGTGACTATCCATCAG GTGGAGAAAATGatggaaaaaaaatttggagaCTTCTTGTTTACTACTCTCCCTGATCAAAGCAGGACATGTCCAAG CTGTAATGAAGGAACTTTGATCTTCAAAGTGAGTCGATTCGGTGCAGGCTATTTCATAGGTTGTGATACACACCCAAAGTGCAA GTACATTGCTAAGACATTGTATggtaatgaagaagaagacgacaaTACTCCGAAGAACAACAGGGTGGAGGAACCAAAATTGTTAGGTTTATCTCCCGGTTCCAATGAAAAG GTTCTTTTGAAGACTGGTCCTTATGGATCGTATGTACAACTTGGTGAAGACAGGAAGGGATACTCACCTAAAAGAGCCTCTATAGCACAT ATCAAGGATGTGAACTCAGTAACCGTTGAAGTTGCTCTCGAGTTGATGCGATATCCTGTGACATTG GGGAACCATCCGAAGGATGGGCTACCAGTGATTTTAAAGATTGCAAGGTCCGGATATATAGTTAAACATCGACGCACAATGGCTTCTCTAACAAAG AATCAGGAACCTAATAAATTAACCCTGGAGGATGCACTGGAACTTTTGTCTGGGAAAAATACACGGAAAATTGGTCGACCTAAGGGAAAATCAAAGgttgaagaaaaaggagaagctATAGAAGCCATGTAG